The following proteins are co-located in the Malus sylvestris chromosome 13, drMalSylv7.2, whole genome shotgun sequence genome:
- the LOC126597712 gene encoding mitochondrial import receptor subunit TOM7-1-like, which yields MASKISLKTKGKTPAKGSKGSEERSVAQFVKEWSTWTMKKAKVVTHYGFIPLVIIIGMNSDPKPQLSQLLSPV from the coding sequence ATGGCATCGAAGATATCTCTGAAAACCAAGGGCAAGACTCCGGCGAAGGGCTCCAAGGGCTCGGAGGAGCGCTCGGTGGCTCAGTTCGTGAAGGAGTGGAGCACGTGGACCATGAAGAAGGCCAAGGTCGTCACCCACTACGGCTTCATTCCGCTGGTCATCATCATCGGCATGAACTCGGATCCCAAGCCGCAACTTTCCCAGCTGCTCAGTCCCGTCTGA